From the genome of Geminocystis herdmanii PCC 6308, one region includes:
- the rplI gene encoding 50S ribosomal protein L9: MAKKLQLLLNKNVEKLGKRGDLVDVAPGYARNFLVPQGLGVLVTPGILRQVDQRREKERLRLLAILEEAKSRKVALQTINNFVIRKQVGEQDAIFGTVTTQEVVDIIKQNAGLDIERQAITLPEIKKTGKYQTEIKLHAEVTAQITIEVASL, translated from the coding sequence ATGGCAAAAAAATTACAACTATTATTAAATAAAAACGTTGAAAAATTAGGCAAAAGAGGCGACTTAGTGGATGTTGCTCCGGGTTATGCTCGTAACTTCTTAGTGCCTCAAGGTTTAGGAGTTTTAGTAACTCCCGGTATTTTACGTCAAGTTGATCAAAGAAGAGAAAAAGAAAGATTACGTTTATTAGCTATCTTAGAAGAAGCCAAATCTCGTAAAGTTGCGTTACAAACTATCAATAACTTTGTAATCCGTAAGCAAGTGGGTGAACAAGATGCTATCTTTGGTACGGTAACTACTCAAGAAGTTGTGGACATTATCAAACAAAACGCTGGTTTAGATATTGAGCGTCAAGCCATTACTTTACCTGAAATTAAGAAAACTGGTAAATATCAAACGGAAATTAAACTTCACGCTGAAGTGACTGCTCAGATTACGATCGAAGTAGCTTCTCTTTAA
- the gatA gene encoding Asp-tRNA(Asn)/Glu-tRNA(Gln) amidotransferase subunit GatA, whose translation MASIKELHQQITSKQRSSLEITQEYLTTIERLEPQIKSFLCVTKELALETAQQVDEKIARGEEIGILEGIPIAIKDNMSTKGIPTTCASRILENFIPSYESTVTQKLRDQGAVILGKTNLDEFAMGSSTENSGYQVTANPWDITRVPGGSSGGSAAAVAANECVVSLGSDTGGSIRQPASLCGVVGLKPTYGLVSRFGLVAYASSLDQIGPFGHTVEDTAILLQSIAGYDSKDSTSLKVEIPDYTRSFSTDLKGLKIGIIKETFGEGLDDIVAQTVDRAVEELVELGAIVKEISCPRFRYGLPIYYIIAPSEASANLARYDAVKYGIREESENLLEMYTSTRAKGFGAEVKRRIMLGTYALSAGYYDAYYLKAQKVRTLIKEDFDNAFQDVDVLISPTAPTTAFKAGEKTDDPLSMYLSDLMTIPVNLAGLPGMSIPCGFDSQNLPIGMQLIGNVLREDVLFKVGYAYQQTTDWHSKSPSLR comes from the coding sequence ATGGCTTCCATTAAAGAATTACATCAACAAATTACCAGCAAACAACGATCGAGCCTAGAGATTACCCAAGAATATTTAACCACGATCGAGCGCCTTGAACCACAAATCAAGAGTTTTTTATGCGTCACCAAAGAATTAGCCTTAGAAACAGCGCAACAAGTTGATGAGAAAATCGCTAGGGGAGAAGAAATCGGCATTTTAGAAGGCATCCCCATAGCCATTAAAGACAATATGTCCACAAAAGGCATTCCCACCACTTGTGCTTCTCGTATCCTCGAAAACTTTATCCCTAGCTATGAATCCACCGTCACCCAAAAATTAAGAGATCAAGGTGCAGTAATTTTAGGTAAAACTAACTTAGATGAGTTTGCTATGGGTAGTTCAACGGAAAACTCAGGCTATCAAGTTACTGCTAACCCTTGGGATATAACTAGAGTGCCGGGAGGCTCGTCTGGAGGCTCTGCGGCTGCCGTTGCCGCTAACGAATGTGTGGTATCATTAGGCTCAGATACCGGAGGCTCGATTCGTCAACCTGCTTCCCTGTGCGGTGTTGTGGGTTTAAAGCCTACCTACGGTTTAGTATCCCGTTTCGGTTTAGTTGCCTATGCTTCCTCTCTTGATCAAATTGGTCCTTTTGGGCATACTGTAGAAGATACTGCTATTTTATTACAGTCGATCGCAGGGTATGATAGTAAAGATTCTACCAGTTTAAAAGTAGAAATACCTGATTATACTCGATCGTTCTCCACCGACTTAAAAGGCTTAAAAATCGGCATTATTAAAGAAACCTTCGGGGAAGGATTAGACGATATTGTAGCACAAACCGTCGATCGAGCGGTGGAAGAATTAGTCGAATTGGGTGCGATCGTAAAAGAGATTTCCTGCCCCCGTTTTCGCTACGGATTGCCTATCTATTATATCATTGCCCCTTCCGAAGCCTCCGCCAATCTTGCCCGTTACGATGCCGTTAAATATGGCATACGAGAAGAATCTGAAAACCTTCTTGAAATGTACACCAGTACTAGAGCTAAGGGATTTGGCGCAGAAGTGAAACGGCGTATCATGTTAGGCACTTATGCTTTATCCGCAGGTTACTATGATGCATATTACCTCAAAGCGCAAAAAGTCCGTACATTAATTAAAGAAGACTTTGATAACGCTTTTCAAGATGTGGATGTGTTAATTTCTCCCACCGCACCAACTACAGCCTTTAAAGCTGGAGAAAAAACCGATGATCCCCTTAGTATGTACTTATCAGATTTAATGACTATCCCCGTCAATCTTGCAGGTTTACCCGGTATGAGTATTCCTTGCGGATTTGATAGCCAAAATTTACCCATCGGAATGCAGTTAATTGGGAATGTGTTAAGGGAAGATGTCTTATTTAAAGTGGGTTACGCCTATCAACAAACCACCGATTGGCACAGCAAAAGCCCTAGTTTGAGATAG
- a CDS encoding RecQ family ATP-dependent DNA helicase, with translation MTINNDRIQKLRETLKQYWGYDDFRYPQAEVMTAILTEKDCLVVMPTGGGKSLCFQLPALLQEGLTLVVSPLVALMENQVQELRSKHLPAGILHSEVSKFDRKQTLNALKSQQLRLLYLSPETLLSPPIWQVISNPEIKINGLILDEAHCLAQWGESFRPAYRRLGTIRSCLSHHPISIASFTATADINTQKTIIQSLQLSNPEKFLVSPYRHNLQIQIKTIWTPKGRKQELIQYIQRKHKQSGLIYVRTRKDSEELANLLNQEGYKNQAYHGGLGSNIRRQIENDWLQEKIKFVVCTNAFGMGINKSNLRWIFHYQAPLLLSEYIQEIGRGGRDGKLTEAITLISETTGFFNPEDKQRRQYFLHRQIKLYQEAQRFIKQIPKQGNIEALSREFNNTNIQLYLSILNSSQQLRWIDPYHYQLTLNNPQSSIELLIKRQQKLTQETSQYLTTKTCRWHFLLLAFGFPPSNNFRCGKCDNCLKIKN, from the coding sequence ATGACTATAAATAACGATAGGATACAAAAGTTAAGGGAGACTCTCAAACAATATTGGGGTTATGATGATTTTCGCTACCCCCAAGCTGAGGTGATGACTGCAATTTTGACGGAGAAAGATTGTTTAGTTGTTATGCCAACGGGAGGCGGTAAGTCTCTCTGTTTTCAGTTACCTGCTTTGTTGCAAGAGGGGTTAACTTTAGTCGTCTCTCCTTTGGTGGCTTTGATGGAAAATCAAGTGCAGGAATTACGATCGAAACATCTTCCAGCAGGAATCTTACATAGTGAAGTTAGTAAGTTCGATCGAAAACAAACTCTTAATGCTTTAAAATCTCAACAGTTAAGATTATTATACCTATCCCCAGAAACTTTACTTTCACCTCCTATCTGGCAAGTAATCAGTAATCCAGAGATAAAAATTAATGGTTTAATCCTCGATGAAGCCCACTGTTTAGCACAATGGGGAGAGTCTTTTCGCCCTGCCTACAGACGTTTAGGCACTATTCGCTCATGTTTATCTCATCATCCTATTTCCATCGCCTCTTTTACGGCAACGGCGGATATTAATACTCAAAAAACCATTATCCAATCCTTACAATTATCTAACCCTGAAAAATTTTTAGTTAGCCCTTATCGTCATAATTTACAGATACAAATAAAAACGATTTGGACACCAAAAGGGAGAAAACAAGAGTTAATTCAATATATTCAAAGAAAGCATAAGCAAAGCGGTTTAATCTATGTACGCACAAGAAAAGATAGCGAAGAATTAGCTAATTTGCTTAATCAAGAAGGTTATAAAAATCAAGCCTATCATGGGGGATTAGGTAGCAACATCCGCCGACAAATAGAAAATGATTGGTTACAGGAAAAAATTAAATTTGTAGTTTGTACCAATGCTTTTGGTATGGGCATCAATAAAAGTAACCTGAGATGGATATTTCATTATCAAGCGCCCTTATTATTATCGGAATATATCCAAGAAATAGGGAGAGGAGGCAGAGATGGAAAACTTACCGAAGCGATTACCCTCATCAGCGAAACCACTGGTTTTTTTAATCCCGAAGACAAACAAAGAAGACAATATTTTTTGCATCGACAAATCAAACTCTATCAAGAAGCACAAAGATTTATTAAGCAAATACCGAAACAAGGAAATATCGAGGCATTGTCAAGGGAATTTAACAACACCAATATTCAGCTATATTTATCTATCTTAAATAGTAGTCAACAATTGCGCTGGATTGACCCTTATCATTATCAATTAACTCTCAATAATCCCCAAAGTTCGATCGAGCTATTGATAAAACGACAACAAAAACTCACTCAAGAAACCTCCCAATACTTAACCACGAAAACCTGCCGATGGCATTTTTTATTATTAGCCTTTGGTTTCCCCCCTTCAAACAATTTTCGTTGCGGTAAGTGTGATAATTGTTTGAAAATTAAGAATTAG
- a CDS encoding cation:proton antiporter domain-containing protein, whose product MTDLIALFSAAAIGGLLASILRQPVILGYLLAGAILGPFELGLIHDYEIVETVAELGVTFLLFAIGVEFSFAELNKVKNISLGGGGLQIALTIAITAFVSITVGWVSTIPQGVFLGELLSLSSTAVVLKALMESNETGTSHGQVMLGILIVQDLALGLMLAVLPALNQPIDEIGIAIGVALLKLALFALGSIVVGKWLIPPYLKLLAKTESKEIFLLGVVALCLCIALLTGEIGLSTEMGAFVAGLMISEVEYSDQTLDYVEPLRDICAAAFFVSIGILIDPVFLWDHLPLILGLVSLVLVGKSLIITPLVVLFRYPLKTALIAGLGLAQIGEFSFVLADKGRSFNLISENVYMLVLGTTAMTLVVTPFVLQFLPIILSKAESSSVFEGWLMDLNKVEVSWESTMENHIIVCGYGRVGKNVVTLLLNQGYKVLVIDQSEEKIKKLRKKNIPYLYGSASSLFVLEKAEVCSAKAMAIALPDSMSSRLCVKRALQLNPELDTVIRANDAEDIEMLYQLGAKEVIQPEFEASLELSGHLLRVLGLPNAMVVQDIQKIRESQYQTLQPERSSEEILRELQEAVSTMENKWFTLPADSCLINLTLEKAHIRRLTGVSIIEIVRANGEKIDYPPAETILQEFDRLLLVGTSEDFEAFEYIAKEKVMLPKEGESCLWVSIPKNTQLATEKLEEIKDKQDLGVMIQGIRRKNQYIRFPNLEKDIKAGDNILVFGKSEILSQL is encoded by the coding sequence ATGACTGATTTAATCGCACTTTTTTCCGCCGCCGCCATTGGTGGTTTATTAGCTTCTATATTGCGACAACCTGTCATTTTAGGATATTTATTGGCAGGAGCTATTTTAGGTCCTTTTGAGTTAGGGTTAATTCATGATTATGAAATCGTGGAAACTGTGGCGGAGTTAGGGGTAACTTTCCTCTTGTTTGCCATCGGTGTTGAGTTTTCCTTTGCAGAATTGAATAAGGTTAAAAATATTAGTTTGGGAGGCGGTGGTTTACAAATTGCTTTAACCATAGCCATTACAGCTTTTGTTTCTATTACCGTAGGTTGGGTATCAACTATACCTCAAGGTGTATTTTTAGGAGAGCTTCTTTCTCTATCTTCCACCGCCGTAGTCTTAAAAGCCTTGATGGAATCTAATGAAACTGGTACGTCTCACGGTCAAGTTATGTTAGGTATTCTGATTGTGCAAGATTTGGCTTTAGGGTTAATGTTGGCGGTGTTACCTGCTTTAAATCAACCCATCGATGAAATTGGTATCGCCATTGGGGTTGCTTTACTCAAGTTAGCTTTATTTGCTTTAGGTTCGATCGTAGTTGGTAAGTGGTTGATTCCACCATATCTAAAATTATTGGCAAAAACGGAAAGTAAGGAGATTTTTTTATTAGGAGTAGTGGCTTTATGTTTATGTATCGCCTTACTCACAGGAGAAATTGGCTTATCTACAGAAATGGGGGCTTTTGTCGCTGGTTTAATGATTTCTGAGGTAGAATATTCAGATCAAACCCTTGATTATGTTGAGCCTTTACGGGATATTTGTGCGGCTGCCTTTTTTGTTTCTATTGGCATTTTAATCGATCCTGTGTTTCTTTGGGATCATTTACCTTTAATTTTAGGGTTAGTATCTTTAGTGTTAGTGGGTAAGTCTTTAATTATTACTCCTTTAGTTGTATTGTTTCGCTATCCTTTAAAAACTGCTTTGATTGCGGGGTTAGGATTGGCACAAATTGGGGAGTTTTCTTTCGTTTTGGCGGATAAAGGGCGTAGTTTTAACCTAATTTCTGAAAATGTTTATATGTTGGTGTTAGGCACAACTGCCATGACTTTAGTTGTTACACCTTTTGTGTTACAATTTTTACCGATTATTTTATCGAAAGCGGAATCTTCTTCTGTTTTTGAAGGTTGGTTAATGGATTTGAATAAAGTAGAAGTGTCTTGGGAATCTACCATGGAGAATCATATTATTGTTTGTGGTTATGGTAGGGTAGGTAAAAATGTGGTGACATTATTGTTAAATCAAGGGTATAAAGTATTAGTTATTGATCAATCAGAAGAAAAAATTAAAAAATTACGGAAAAAAAATATACCCTATCTCTATGGTAGTGCTTCTAGTTTATTTGTTCTGGAAAAAGCTGAGGTATGTAGCGCTAAAGCAATGGCGATCGCACTTCCAGATTCCATGAGTTCGAGATTATGTGTCAAAAGGGCATTACAATTAAATCCTGAGTTAGATACGGTAATTCGTGCCAATGATGCGGAAGACATCGAAATGTTGTATCAATTGGGGGCAAAAGAAGTTATACAGCCCGAATTTGAAGCTAGTTTAGAGCTTTCAGGGCATTTATTAAGAGTGTTAGGATTACCTAATGCTATGGTTGTGCAAGATATTCAAAAAATTAGGGAATCTCAATATCAAACATTACAACCTGAACGATCGAGCGAAGAAATTTTAAGAGAATTACAAGAAGCCGTCAGCACTATGGAGAATAAATGGTTTACCTTACCTGCGGATTCTTGCTTAATTAATTTGACTTTAGAAAAAGCCCATATACGTCGCCTCACGGGAGTTAGTATCATTGAGATTGTGCGCGCTAATGGCGAAAAAATCGATTATCCACCTGCTGAAACTATTTTACAAGAGTTCGATCGATTGTTATTAGTTGGTACATCGGAAGATTTTGAGGCTTTTGAATATATTGCAAAGGAGAAAGTCATGTTACCGAAAGAAGGAGAATCTTGTCTTTGGGTATCGATTCCTAAAAATACGCAACTTGCCACAGAAAAATTAGAAGAAATCAAGGATAAACAGGATTTAGGAGTAATGATTCAAGGTATTAGACGCAAAAACCAATATATTCGTTTTCCGAATCTGGAGAAAGACATTAAAGCAGGAGATAATATCTTGGTATTTGGTAAATCGGAAATTTTGAGTCAACTGTAA
- a CDS encoding DUF433 domain-containing protein encodes MAISVTSKHVEITPGICGGKPRIVGHRIKVQDIVIWHERMGMSPDEIIYHHPSITLADVYGALSYYHDHREEIRQQIEETEAFAEKLQGDKLSLIDKILKGDNVK; translated from the coding sequence ATGGCAATTTCGGTTACTTCAAAACACGTTGAAATTACCCCCGGTATCTGTGGAGGAAAACCTCGTATTGTTGGACATCGTATCAAAGTTCAAGACATTGTAATTTGGCATGAAAGAATGGGAATGTCTCCCGATGAAATTATTTATCATCATCCTAGTATTACTTTAGCTGATGTCTATGGTGCTTTAAGTTATTATCATGATCATCGAGAGGAAATTAGACAACAAATAGAGGAAACAGAGGCTTTTGCTGAAAAATTACAAGGTGATAAACTATCTTTAATTGACAAAATATTAAAGGGTGATAATGTCAAATAA